Proteins from a genomic interval of Heteronotia binoei isolate CCM8104 ecotype False Entrance Well chromosome 5, APGP_CSIRO_Hbin_v1, whole genome shotgun sequence:
- the EFCAB9 gene encoding EF-hand calcium-binding domain-containing protein 9, translated as MKLRPKCFLHFLCLDKIYCLLSVRNARALAYYFHLLDVHRKDALNDLQFYHFLHYVTDLRKDEIMLVFDLLDWDGKGEVGFDEFYMLACIIKSHEDQLEKQFMYRHSHLVFELIDMDGGHTIGLSEFKATRFLFNIKEEDLSRIFKDFDISGDEQLNYKEFKMFTIFCIDRQQRKQREKMMKQVLAGNPSTDLKATVV; from the exons ATGAAACTGAGGCCAAAATGTTTTCTGCATTTTTTGTGCTTAGATAAAATATACTGCTTATTATCAGTCAGGAATGCCAGAGCTCTGGCATACTACTTTCACCTACTGGATGTTCATCGAAAGGATGCTTTGAATG ATCTGCAGTTTTACCATTTCCTCCACTATGTGACTGATCTAAGAAAGGATGAAATCATGCTGGTGTTTGACTTGCTAGACTGGGATGGCAAAGGGGAGGTCGGCTTTGATGAGTTCTACATGCTGGCATGCATCATAAAGTCCCATGAG GACCAACTTGAAAAGCAGTTCATGTATCGTCATTCTCATCTTGTGTTTGAATTGATTGACATGGATGGAGGACATACAATTGGGCTATCTGAATTCAAAGCCACTCGCTTCCTTTTCAACATTAAAGAGGAAGACCTGTCTCGGATATTCAAGGATTTTGACATCTCTGGAGATGAG CAATTGAACTACAAGGAATTCAAGATGTTTACTATCTTCTGCATTGACAGACAACAgaggaaacagagagagaaaatgatGAAGCAGGTGCTGGCTGGCAACCCATCAACTGACCTAAAGGCCACCGTTGTGTAG